One region of Polyodon spathula isolate WHYD16114869_AA chromosome 25, ASM1765450v1, whole genome shotgun sequence genomic DNA includes:
- the LOC121300334 gene encoding cationic amino acid transporter 4-like, translated as MVSRLRSCAPVIRFCRKLNRLKTLEDDMMETSLKRCLTTVDLTLLGIGGMVGSGLYVLTGTVAKETAGPAVVISFLLAGLASLLAAFCYAEFGARVPKTGSAYMFTYISVGEIWAFLIGWNVILEYMIGGAAVARAWSGYLDSIFNHTIKNFTETHIVSWHVPFIARYPDLLAAGILLVATVFVSFGARVSSWLNHVFSAVSMVVILFILIFGFILAKPVNWSMQEGGFAPYGMSGILAGTATCFYAFVGFDVIAASSEETKNPQKAIPIATAVSLGMATGAYILVSTVLTLMVPWHTLDPESALSDAFYRRGYSWAGFMVAIGSICAMNTVLLSNLFSLPRIVYAMAEDGLFFQVFARVHPVTKVPVIAIVVFGILMAILALIFDLEALVQFLSIGTLLAYTFVAASVIVLRFQPNKPSSSPSATQPPAAQSSSPDQDSGELKEYESFSEKLQLVEMEKKAKERREPGQLRPFFDPYLKFFNAFEPGEVVTISVVSMVVCAVCMCIILVFGTNQLKLPLWSVCLLVVLFGTGYLLSLFFIWVHEQQHIIKTFQVPLVPLIPGLSILMNIFLMLKLSAMTWVRFSVWLLVGLMVYFGYGIWHSKENLREPKPQNIAARYVVLPSGSLVETVQAVQPDSQEGTGLGEGAKEEKAPR; from the exons ATGGTGAGCCGACTCAGGAGCTGCGCCCCGGTCATCCGCTTCTGCCGGAAGCTGAACCGTCTCAAGACCTTAGAGGATGACATGATGGAGACCTCGCTGAAGAGGTGCCTCACCACGGTGGACCTGACCCTGCTAGGCATCGGGGGCATGGTGGGCTCCGGCTTGTATGTACTGACAGGAACGGTGGCCAAAGAAACAGCTGGGCCGGCTGTGGTCATATCCTTCCTGCTCGCAGGGCTGGCCTCCCTGCTTGCAGCCTTCTGCTACGCTGAGTTCGGAGCCCGGGTGCCAAAGACCGGCTCAGCCTACATGTTCACCTACATCTCCGTTGGGGAAATTTGGGCCTTCTTGATTGGCTGGAATGTTATTCTGGAGTATATGATTGGAGGAGCAGCAGTGGCCCGGGCTTGGAGCGGTTACTTAGACTCCATTTTTAATCACACCATTAAAAATTTCACAGAGACCCACATTGTGAGCTGGCACGTGCCCTTCATAGCCCGTTACCCCGATCTCCTGGCAGCAGGGATCCTCTTAGTAGCCACGGTCTTTGTCTCCTTTGGAGCCCGGGTCTCTTCCTGGCTCAACCACGTGTTCTCAGCCGTCAGCATGGTTGTCATCCTCTTCATCCTCATTTTTGGGTTCATTTTGGCCAAACCAGTCAACTGGAGCATGCAGGAAGGGGGCTTTGCTCCCTATGGCATGTCTGGGATCCTGGCTGGCACTGCCACCTGTTTCTATGCCTTCGTTGGCTTTGATGTGATCGCAGCTTCCAGCGAGGAGACCAAGAACCCTCAGAAAGCCATCCCCATAGCAACCGCTGTCTCCCTCGGCATGGCAACGGGGGCCTACATCCTGGTCTCTACGGTGCTCACTCTAATGGTGCCTTGGCACACCCTGGACCCTGAGTCCGCTCTGTCTGATGCCTTCTACCGCCGGGGTTACAGCTGGGCAGGCTTCATGGTGGCCATCGGCTCCATCTGTG CAATGAACACAGTTCTCCTCAGTAACCTCTTCTCGCTGCCCCGCATTGTCTACGCCATGGCTGAAGACGGCTTGTTCTTCCAGGTCTTTGCCCGGGTCCACCCGGTAACCAAGGTGCCGGTGATTGCCATCGTGGTGTTCGGGATCCTCATGGCCATCCTGGCTCTCATCTTTGACCTGGAGGCTTTGGTCCAGTTCCTCTCCATCGGCACCCTGCTGGCCTACACCTTCGTGGCTGCCAGTGTTATCGTCCTTAGGTTCCAGCCCAACAAACCCAGCTCTTCCCCCTCCGCCACCCAGCCCCCTGCAGCCCAATCCAGCTCCCCAGACCAGGACAGCGGTGAACTGAAGGAGTACGAGTCCTTCTCTGAAAAACTCCAGCTAGTGGAGATGGAGAAGAAAGCCAAGGAGCGGAGGGAGCCAGGCCAGCTCAGGCCATTCTTTGACCCCTACCTGAAGTTCTTCAATGCCTTTGAGCCTGGGGAGGTAGTGACGATCTCTGTGGTGTCCATGGTGGTCTGTGCTGTTTGCATGTGTATCATCCTGGTGTTTGGGACAAACCAGCTGAAGCTGCCCCTCTGGAGTGTTTGTCTGCTGGTTGTCCTGTTTGGAACCGGGTATCTCCTCAGTCTCTTCTTCATTTGGGTCCATGAGCAGCAGCATATCATCAAGACCTTTCAG GTGCCGCTGGTGCCTCTAATTCCAGGGCTGAGCATCTTGATGAATATATTCCTCATGCTGAAGCTGAGCGCAATGACTTGGGTCCGCTTCTCAGTCTGGCTTCTAGTAG GTCTCATGGTGTATTTTGGCTACGGTATCTGGCACAGCAAGGAGAATCTGCGTGAGCCCAAGCCCCAAAACATCGCTGCCCGCTACGTGGTCCTGCCCAGCGGCAGCCTGGTAGAGACAGTCCAGGCCGTGCAGCCAGACTCCCAGGAGGGCACAGGGCTGGGAGAGGGGGCCAAAGAGGAAAAAGCACCGAGGTGA